One stretch of Deltaproteobacteria bacterium DNA includes these proteins:
- a CDS encoding peptidylprolyl isomerase, producing MTKAKSGNFVKVHFSCSLKDGSVIDTTEEKHPLGFTIGEMKYIPGFESAVEGMEPGEKKTITVPPDLAFGSHRDDLVIDLNKELFSDHIAPEIGEKIEVPLEGGGSRTMTVTRVDESRITLDANHPLAGKELIFEIELIEIGPGKSRH from the coding sequence ATGACAAAAGCCAAGAGTGGTAATTTTGTTAAGGTTCATTTTTCGTGCAGTTTGAAGGATGGTTCCGTTATCGATACGACTGAAGAAAAACATCCCCTTGGATTTACCATCGGGGAAATGAAATATATACCTGGCTTCGAAAGTGCCGTTGAGGGGATGGAACCCGGAGAAAAAAAGACGATTACAGTTCCCCCTGACCTGGCTTTTGGCAGCCATAGAGATGATTTAGTGATAGATCTCAATAAAGAGCTGTTTTCGGATCATATTGCACCGGAAATTGGGGAAAAAATTGAGGTTCCACTTGAGGGAGGTGGTTCGAGGACGATGACGGTAACCCGCGTGGATGAATCACGCATAACACTGGATGCCAATCATCCTCTCGCGGGGAAAGAACTGATATTTGAGATAGAACTTATAGAAATCGGACCAGGGAAGAGTCGTCACTAA